In the genome of Rhopalosiphum padi isolate XX-2018 chromosome 1, ASM2088224v1, whole genome shotgun sequence, the window ACTGttacacataaaataacatttttctatgaatattccatgtatatgtttaaatatctcTCCAGGCCATAACAATCTTTTGAAATGGAACAAATTGTCCATTATTGATTCcactaaaaacattaaaatatatcaaattaattattacaataaaactgtattttatttaacttaccaCTCGAAATATCTGATCCCATTCAAAGATCCATCACAGTCACCAATCTTTTGATCAAATTGTACTCCTATTAATGGCTCTGTCATAGTCGCTACATGACCGATATATCGCAGTCGCCCACCTACTACTTTACCAAAGCTTGTAATAACTTTGACATAGGCGTTCAATTGAAGATCATAAATGGACTTTGGCAAATATGGCTTGCCATACACTTTCATTGAACaacattctaaaattatatgtatttacttttctaataatttattatagttattttattttaaatattaagtactatTTTTAGTAATCGTTCAATATGTGACTTATCAGACTGCGTGATCTACTTGTATTTGAAATGGTAGACTCGATACCAAGAAGTATCCATGGGTGGccaatttttcttttctttatattataataccatttatggtattattagtttcattattttgtGGTTTATGTTTTAgtgataattcaaaaattaatttttttggattgaataattattataattccatgTAATTCAACATCTAACATTTCAATAGTATTGTTATACACGAATTGAACGAATGACTAAACACGTACtgataattactaataataagcatattaatatttttatcacagactatatgaaaatatatttttattttaattaaataaaacatggcaggattattattatttaccattgaaATCTACTAATCTACTACAGagaattcttaaatttttttatatttataacagttatttaaattaatcatgaaACTtcctatatgtataaaaatattttattttgaagattTGCTTACTACTTGCCTAATATACCATAATGTAagtgatattattttcaaatagtttGTGATAGCATtggcaaatataaaataaattagaatgatGGTTATCTGTAGGTAAAAACAggcagttaaataataaaattataaaaataagcaaacatATATAGGctgtttataatagatataactaCTGTCTCCACATATAGTTCTCATCTtggtaaattacatattaatatgaagttttcattttaatcaaatttttatttatttatataaaatattttataagattgaaagaaatttttttttttaaataaaaattgatttctaACCTAGGTTATTATGATACGGTTCTGAATAACGTCTGTGTTTTTTGCATTCCTTGACATTTATGGGACATCCAGTGATCAGACAGTCTATAGCATTACGAACAACACATTCAGATTCTTCTATAAGTGAATCAGTTGAGTCTCCTTCTGATTTTCTTAAATCTGGCATTGACAAACGCAATTTCCCagattctaaattatttttaaaattagtcttTTTCATTCAACTAGGTAAAAAGTAATCTGACCTTTAAATGATactctgtttttaattttctttggtGCTTCATCTTCTGCTTTTAATGTAGCAGTAGATGAGTACTTCACATCTTGTAATGATACGCATGGTTCGCATGGAACACTTGCTGATCGCCGACATTTAGTAGGCGAAGATGGTATCGACGACCATGATGCATTGTGCCGTGCTTCTAATGACATAACTGATGGTCTTACTTGACACCGGTAACATGACGAATGCACTGAAAATACTGAACCAAAATCATATCGCGAAGATGATGAACCAACAGAAAAATAACCAGGACTTCGTGGaaatctatacaaaaataaataataattaatcttaatACTAAACTAACATTGCATTATTGTAAGTAATACTTTGATCTTGATGGTTCACGAGTGAGAGGTCCTGGTTGCCGACACAAATGATCAACACTCCTTGACAACTCTGGCACCAtacttgtaaaattaatatctgACAACATGACCCTTCTTGATTCTGTAGTCTTTTTAGATACACGCAAACATTGTTTGCGTGTATTCTTGTCAACTGGTACAATAAATTTGGATGGTAACGTTGTGTTTGGTGATGTAGTCTTGGCTTGATTAACAAGAAATCCTTCGGAGCGCCATTGTAGAGGCAAAGCAGTAATATCTGTCTGCGCTTCAACTTCTTGAGTTTTTAGTGTAATATCCTTTAAAATAGGCCGTAAAGGACTAAGATATTTAGAATTTGTCATTTCTTTGGCATTTGCTCCACACTTTGATATATCAGTTTCCAAAACATTATCTATAGACACAAGATCTTCATTGGGTGACACATTCATAGTGTCATCTGTTGTAAATATTAACTCAATCTCATCGGTTTCTTCTGAGTTTTGACACACAATCTAAATATATCaggaaaatatgattaaatatatatttctttttaacgaagcaccataatatttaaatgataaattaagcATTGTAAGAACAATTGGTTGAACTCTGCATATTGAGccagagaaaaaaataataatcaatatacacctataatatatatatatatatatgtttcaatacctatataatattaaagataaataaatcacTGCCTAAAATTTTATGACGAAAATGTTCAATGTCATATctattcaattaattaactaGTCACTTGAATATTTTGTGGAGTCATAATACATACACGCATACAATAAaactcatatagtcatatttaataggtaaattggattaaattgaatttaattcaataatccacgaaactatcaaaatattcaaaatattaaatttgtgggTACCTTTTTATCATCCATGGCGCCACAAGATTTCCTGACCAATTCGAGTTCCGCTTTTGACCGTTCAAGAGCTGTTCTCAGAGCAATTACTGTCTTATGTAATGACCGCACAGTGTCCAAATCAAAAAGACTTCCTTCCTCGCTGCCGTTAGTAGCCATTGACACGACTCAGTCATTATTAATGGCGTACCATAATACTACGCGCTCGGAAGTCAGGGGCGGTCAAAAcaaaaacatcataaaatagtaTGCTACGTACTGAAAACTGTGGGCCGCGGGCCGCGTCGCACATCCAaagtattgatttaattttagtcATACAACGACGTCATGGAGATCGCACAGGTAATACGTTTTTATTCCATGACAGCATGTCAAGTCGCTGTTTCGAACTTTCAAATCATTACCTAAGTACTACAACTTTTATTACTAATATGAAATATTCACTAATTACtcaaacaataaaatttcatcaattaacgaattaacctattttatttttgaatagccaatacacattatatta includes:
- the LOC132931359 gene encoding uncharacterized protein LOC132931359 — its product is MATNGSEEGSLFDLDTVRSLHKTVIALRTALERSKAELELVRKSCGAMDDKKIVCQNSEETDEIELIFTTDDTMNVSPNEDLVSIDNVLETDISKCGANAKEMTNSKYLSPLRPILKDITLKTQEVEAQTDITALPLQWRSEGFLVNQAKTTSPNTTLPSKFIVPVDKNTRKQCLRVSKKTTESRRVMLSDINFTSMVPELSRSVDHLCRQPGPLTREPSRSKFPRSPGYFSVGSSSSRYDFGSVFSVHSSCYRCQVRPSVMSLEARHNASWSSIPSSPTKCRRSASVPCEPCVSLQDVKYSSTATLKAEDEAPKKIKNRVSFKESGKLRLSMPDLRKSEGDSTDSLIEESECVVRNAIDCLITGCPINVKECKKHRRYSEPYHNNLECCSMKVYGKPYLPKSIYDLQLNAYVKVITSFGKVVGGRLRYIGHVATMTEPLIGVQFDQKIGDCDGSLNGIRYFECGINNGQFVPFQKIVMAWRDI